From a region of the Pseudanabaena sp. ABRG5-3 genome:
- a CDS encoding IS4 family transposase, whose protein sequence is MKEINLFREMLQQHLRWNAARVAFVSIFLVALIRVRTVNLAEIATGFSSEAKVESRYKRLQRFFREFEVDYESIALMVVKVMKIPEPWVISIDRTDWKFGKTVFNVLTLGVVHQGIAFPLIWLMLDKKGNSNTRERCELWNRFLEIFADRQIDFLTADREFVGEEWFDYLLSDPCTRFRIRIRKNTLLDDGQKKLRADVCFQDLQVGQSKVLSQPRLVWGHSLYIAAMRLEDGDLLVVATAHLPHTAIADYAMRWAIETLFGCFKSRGFCLESTHLQHSERLSKLIALLTIALCWCFSSGLWLSVFKSLKPKKHGRLPKSIFRLGFDFLRDIVLNLHLHANSSAFFNSINFLSCTYPKAIKKHASRVFLWL, encoded by the coding sequence ATGAAAGAGATTAACCTATTCCGCGAAATGTTGCAGCAACATCTGAGATGGAACGCAGCAAGAGTCGCCTTTGTATCAATATTCTTGGTTGCACTAATTCGAGTTAGGACAGTAAATCTCGCAGAAATCGCGACAGGGTTTAGTAGTGAAGCGAAAGTTGAATCAAGGTACAAGCGCTTACAGAGATTTTTCCGAGAATTTGAAGTGGACTACGAAAGTATTGCCTTAATGGTGGTCAAAGTAATGAAAATACCCGAACCATGGGTAATCAGCATCGACCGCACGGACTGGAAATTTGGCAAGACAGTGTTTAATGTGCTGACTTTGGGGGTAGTGCATCAAGGTATCGCATTTCCCTTGATCTGGCTCATGCTGGATAAAAAAGGCAACTCAAATACCCGTGAACGTTGTGAATTGTGGAATCGATTTCTGGAAATATTTGCAGACCGCCAAATCGACTTTTTGACCGCAGACCGAGAATTTGTGGGGGAAGAGTGGTTTGATTACTTGTTGTCTGACCCATGTACCCGTTTTCGGATTCGCATTCGCAAAAATACTTTACTTGACGACGGGCAGAAAAAACTACGTGCTGACGTTTGTTTTCAAGACCTCCAAGTTGGTCAATCCAAGGTGCTATCTCAACCTCGATTAGTTTGGGGACATTCACTTTATATTGCGGCGATGCGTTTGGAGGATGGTGATTTATTAGTTGTTGCCACGGCTCATCTCCCTCATACTGCCATTGCTGACTATGCTATGCGTTGGGCGATTGAGACTCTCTTTGGCTGTTTTAAATCTCGTGGCTTTTGCTTAGAGTCCACTCATCTTCAACACTCTGAACGTCTTTCTAAATTGATTGCTTTGCTCACGATTGCTTTATGTTGGTGTTTTTCTTCTGGTTTGTGGCTCTCTGTCTTTAAGTCTCTCAAACCGAAAAAACATGGTCGCTTACCTAAGAGCATTTTTCGCCTTGGCTTTGATTTCCTTCGTGATATCGTCCTTAACCTTCATCTCCATGCCAATTCCTCTGCTTTCTTCAACTCCATTAATTTTTTGTCCTGTACATATCCTAAAGCCATAAAAAAACACGCTTCGCGTGTTTTTTTATGGCTTTAG
- a CDS encoding DUF1350 family protein: protein MPETSRLNYRSLSHSQVLLHPNPKGIIQFIGGFVFGSFPVPAYKYLHQFLFDQGYSLILYRFPLNPFQLNHWQVALDLLKEQYALKVEIVKLLKQEKQPSEVLNVYANPANYRWLGHSLGSKYVILLEILSHKPERRIQVLQDALRQEDVNSLVQGINVAEAKKRESEASLRQLLPDALSISQFFIRDQPAVLLAPEVSNTVRFLRSGWRISNSRTRPNQQQTENLIRDSKELFNLTGIISFNLDAIAEDDVAFLVEEIKHRAFQPPLSKELYGYHLQPLGIHIEELGRDIVNFYEELEQRKAKSKPSLTSELAV, encoded by the coding sequence ATGCCAGAAACTAGTCGGCTCAATTATAGAAGCTTGTCGCATAGTCAAGTACTTCTACATCCCAATCCCAAGGGAATCATCCAATTTATTGGTGGATTTGTTTTTGGTTCCTTTCCTGTGCCAGCGTATAAGTATTTGCATCAATTTTTGTTCGATCAAGGATATTCGTTGATTTTGTATCGCTTCCCATTGAATCCATTTCAATTAAATCATTGGCAAGTTGCGCTAGATCTACTCAAGGAGCAATATGCCCTCAAAGTAGAAATTGTCAAATTACTCAAACAAGAAAAGCAACCTAGCGAAGTTCTCAATGTCTATGCAAATCCTGCTAACTACCGATGGCTAGGTCATAGCCTTGGCAGTAAATATGTGATCTTGCTGGAAATTTTAAGCCATAAGCCAGAAAGACGTATCCAAGTTTTGCAAGATGCTTTGAGACAGGAAGATGTCAATAGTCTAGTCCAAGGTATTAATGTTGCTGAAGCAAAGAAGCGAGAGTCAGAGGCATCTCTGCGACAACTACTACCTGATGCTTTATCAATTAGTCAGTTTTTCATTCGTGATCAACCTGCGGTTTTACTTGCACCTGAAGTCAGTAATACCGTGAGGTTTTTAAGATCTGGCTGGAGAATATCTAATTCTAGAACTAGACCGAATCAGCAGCAAACTGAAAACTTAATTCGAGATAGTAAAGAACTATTTAACTTAACAGGGATTATTTCTTTTAATTTGGATGCGATCGCCGAAGATGATGTGGCTTTTTTGGTAGAGGAGATTAAACATAGAGCTTTTCAGCCACCTTTATCCAAAGAGCTATACGGCTATCATCTACAACCGCTTGGGATTCATATTGAAGAGTTAGGGCGTGATATCGTGAATTTCTATGAAGAGCTAGAGCAACGTAAAGCTAAGAGCAAGCCTTCGCTAACTAGTGAACTCGCTGTTTAA
- a CDS encoding SufS family cysteine desulfurase, with protein sequence MTLTYEKTLADQVRADFDILNQEVNGKPLIYFDNAASSQKPKSVINAWKYYYEHDNANVHRGAHTLSARATDAYEGARDKIAKFINAKSSQEIIYTRNASEAINLVAYTWGWANLKAGDEVILSVMEHHSNIVPWQLIAQRTGAVLKFLEPTDEGILSVEQFKSLLNAKTKLVSIVHVSNTLGCVNPVEEIIPLAHAQGAKVLLDACQSIPHMPIDVQALDCDWLVASGHKMCAPTGIGFLYGKRDILLAMPPFMGGGEMIADVFLDHSTYADLPHKFEAGTPAIGEAIALGAAVDYLMAIGMDKIHAYEQELINYLMDYLVEIPDIKIYGPRHHRAGLAAFTIAHGIHANDLSAMLDQEGIAIRSGHHCTQPLHRFLGISGSARASVYFYNTKAEVDTFVTALKEAIAFFKNVMA encoded by the coding sequence ATGACATTAACTTACGAAAAGACCTTAGCAGATCAGGTCAGAGCAGATTTTGATATTTTGAATCAAGAGGTTAACGGCAAGCCCCTCATTTATTTTGATAATGCTGCCAGTTCTCAAAAGCCTAAATCTGTGATCAATGCTTGGAAATATTACTACGAGCATGACAATGCCAATGTGCATCGGGGCGCACATACCCTCAGTGCTAGAGCTACGGATGCCTATGAAGGGGCAAGGGATAAGATCGCCAAATTTATCAATGCTAAATCATCTCAGGAGATTATTTATACCCGTAATGCCAGTGAAGCAATTAATCTAGTTGCCTATACATGGGGTTGGGCGAATCTCAAGGCAGGGGATGAAGTAATTCTCTCGGTAATGGAACATCACAGCAATATTGTACCTTGGCAGTTAATTGCTCAGCGTACAGGTGCGGTGTTGAAGTTCTTAGAACCAACTGATGAGGGAATATTAAGCGTAGAGCAGTTTAAATCTTTGCTCAATGCCAAAACTAAGCTCGTATCAATTGTCCATGTTTCCAATACCCTTGGCTGTGTCAATCCAGTGGAAGAGATTATTCCCTTAGCCCACGCTCAGGGGGCTAAAGTGTTGCTCGATGCTTGTCAAAGCATTCCCCATATGCCAATTGATGTTCAGGCTTTAGATTGCGATTGGTTAGTGGCTTCGGGGCATAAAATGTGTGCACCTACGGGAATTGGATTCCTGTATGGAAAGCGGGATATATTGCTAGCCATGCCTCCCTTTATGGGTGGTGGTGAAATGATTGCGGATGTATTTCTCGATCATTCGACCTATGCGGATTTACCTCATAAGTTTGAGGCAGGTACACCTGCGATTGGGGAAGCGATCGCGCTCGGTGCTGCCGTGGATTATTTAATGGCGATCGGTATGGATAAAATCCATGCTTACGAACAGGAATTAATTAATTACTTGATGGATTATCTCGTCGAGATTCCTGATATTAAAATTTATGGACCACGTCATCATCGTGCAGGTTTAGCGGCTTTTACGATCGCCCACGGTATTCATGCTAATGACTTATCGGCAATGCTCGATCAAGAAGGAATTGCGATCCGTTCGGGACATCATTGTACCCAGCCATTGCATCGCTTTTTAGGGATTAGTGGTTCCGCGAGAGCAAGTGTTTATTTCTATAACACCAAAGCCGAAGTCGATACCTTTGTCACGGCTCTTAAAGAAGCGATCGCCTTTTTCAAAAATGTGATGGCATAA
- a CDS encoding adenylate kinase family protein produces MVRLVLLGASGSGRTTQAEHLRALLNIPVISTSEILRLEMAAGTDLGLEVKSFVDAGEFVPDPLIISLMRSRLTKEDTRHGWILEGYPRTSFQAEELDFLLDELGCPINHAIYLEASEETLMQRSRSRGNSDDTIDVIQKRIEQFLDLTMPLLEYYGYKQKLLTINSEHDVATVSFQIEHGINHLLK; encoded by the coding sequence ATGGTCAGATTAGTCCTATTAGGCGCATCAGGTTCAGGTCGAACTACCCAAGCGGAACATCTACGCGCTTTATTAAATATTCCTGTGATCTCTACCAGCGAAATTTTGCGCTTAGAGATGGCAGCAGGAACAGATTTAGGCTTAGAGGTGAAAAGCTTCGTTGATGCAGGTGAGTTTGTTCCTGATCCCCTCATAATTTCGCTGATGCGATCGCGCCTAACGAAGGAAGATACTCGGCATGGATGGATTTTGGAGGGATATCCCCGTACCTCTTTTCAAGCTGAGGAGTTAGATTTTTTGCTGGATGAGTTAGGCTGTCCAATTAACCATGCAATTTATCTAGAGGCTTCGGAAGAGACATTAATGCAGCGATCGCGATCGCGTGGTAATTCCGATGACACAATTGATGTAATTCAGAAACGAATTGAGCAATTTCTGGATTTAACTATGCCTTTATTGGAATATTACGGCTATAAACAGAAATTATTGACTATCAATAGTGAGCATGATGTAGCCACAGTTAGTTTTCAAATAGAGCATGGCATTAACCATTTACTAAAATAG
- the dprA gene encoding DNA-processing protein DprA, producing MSLSSTTDRAYWLAWSQVRGIGSVLMKRIYQAFGSMSEAWTAMPSDLQEIEGIGGQTLDAIRQAQREVEPLSLLAIHEHNNFNFWTPSDREYPQLLWEIPDPPAILYYRGHLTNWNERNTVAIVGTRRATPYGKRWTKKLVTALAKGGFTIISGMAEGIDGEAHKACLEVSGQTVAVVGTGVDQIYPHKHKSLYEQIVDSGLVLSEYPQGTPPDKKHFPARNRIIAGLSRVTLVIEAPERSGALITAYQANEYGRDVYALPNSIEVNEAKGCLKLLGKGAQAILGVDELLEALGMLPNLDTPVPAISISDLPPLQQNILQAIGFGEPVGLDWIVEQVKTPSGEVLGALTHLELVGAIAPYPGMRYQRLV from the coding sequence ATGAGTCTTAGCTCGACTACAGACAGAGCCTACTGGTTAGCGTGGTCACAGGTGCGTGGCATTGGTTCTGTATTAATGAAACGCATCTATCAAGCTTTTGGCTCTATGTCTGAAGCATGGACAGCAATGCCAAGCGATCTCCAAGAAATTGAAGGTATTGGTGGTCAAACCCTTGACGCAATTCGCCAAGCCCAACGCGAAGTGGAACCATTGTCTCTACTGGCAATCCATGAGCATAATAATTTCAATTTCTGGACACCTAGCGATCGCGAATATCCACAACTGCTTTGGGAAATTCCCGATCCACCAGCAATTCTCTATTATCGTGGTCATCTCACTAATTGGAATGAACGCAATACTGTCGCCATTGTTGGTACGCGCAGAGCAACACCCTATGGCAAACGTTGGACAAAAAAGTTAGTGACAGCCTTAGCTAAGGGTGGTTTCACGATTATTTCTGGCATGGCAGAAGGAATTGATGGAGAAGCTCATAAGGCTTGTTTGGAAGTTTCTGGTCAAACTGTTGCTGTAGTTGGTACAGGGGTTGATCAAATTTATCCCCATAAACATAAGTCTCTATATGAGCAAATCGTGGACTCAGGGCTAGTATTGAGTGAATATCCCCAAGGTACTCCACCCGATAAAAAACATTTCCCTGCCCGTAATCGAATTATTGCAGGGCTGAGTCGTGTCACCCTAGTAATCGAAGCACCAGAGCGATCGGGAGCTTTAATTACTGCCTACCAAGCCAACGAATATGGGCGCGATGTCTATGCGTTGCCAAATTCCATTGAAGTGAATGAAGCGAAGGGTTGCTTGAAGCTTTTGGGTAAAGGCGCTCAGGCAATTTTAGGCGTAGATGAGTTATTGGAAGCTTTAGGAATGTTGCCAAATTTAGATACACCTGTACCTGCGATCTCAATTTCTGATCTGCCACCTTTACAGCAAAATATTCTCCAAGCGATCGGTTTTGGTGAGCCTGTCGGTCTAGATTGGATTGTGGAACAGGTGAAAACGCCTTCGGGTGAGGTGTTAGGAGCTTTAACCCATTTAGAACTTGTCGGTGCGATCGCGCCCTACCCCGGAATGCGCTATCAACGCTTAGTCTGA
- a CDS encoding Shedu immune nuclease family protein has protein sequence MNPLNLFDFDVIKCIAELEEFEKLLEQEELLESRDVLPFFKRNLHLSAFVASYVAEIVRFDRIKHEFTFFGDFRADLVVGDSVNKTYCFIELEDATQNSIFVNKGRSTSDWSPRFEHGFSQIVDWFWKLDDFKNTAQFRAVFDSDSINFYGMLIIGRDSFLASIDKNRLRWRLNKVLIDSQKIICITFDQLARDLKDRLSLYQLSYESDSFAEVEPEMSGIEE, from the coding sequence TTGAACCCGCTTAATCTCTTCGATTTTGATGTAATAAAATGTATTGCAGAACTTGAAGAATTCGAGAAGCTTTTAGAGCAAGAAGAACTTCTAGAATCTCGCGATGTACTTCCATTTTTTAAAAGGAATTTGCATCTGTCAGCATTTGTAGCTTCTTATGTGGCTGAAATAGTGAGGTTTGATAGAATCAAGCATGAATTTACATTTTTTGGAGACTTTCGCGCCGATTTAGTGGTTGGAGACTCAGTGAATAAAACTTATTGCTTTATTGAGCTTGAAGATGCCACTCAAAATAGTATTTTTGTAAATAAGGGAAGGAGTACATCTGATTGGTCTCCTAGGTTTGAGCATGGTTTTAGTCAAATTGTAGACTGGTTTTGGAAACTTGATGATTTTAAAAATACTGCCCAGTTTCGCGCTGTATTCGACAGTGATAGTATAAATTTTTATGGAATGTTAATAATTGGTAGAGATTCTTTTCTAGCGTCTATAGATAAAAATCGCCTAAGATGGCGATTGAATAAGGTGTTGATAGATTCTCAAAAAATAATTTGCATTACTTTTGATCAATTAGCTAGAGATCTCAAAGATAGATTGTCTTTATATCAATTGAGCTATGAGTCAGATTCATTTGCAGAAGTTGAGCCTGAGATGTCGGGTATAGAAGAATAG
- a CDS encoding PD-(D/E)XK nuclease superfamily protein, with product MSLRNTETGTVLEQMVLHSLIYGGYLYQSQQYIGSRPGGGKHIIDVIANRGDRNVLISLKWQQVGGTAEQKVPFEVICLMEAMEQNPNYQKAYLVLGGEGWTLREFYISGDLQQYLPYGDQVEILTLERFIMKANTGKL from the coding sequence ATGAGTCTTCGGAATACAGAAACTGGGACAGTGTTGGAACAGATGGTTTTGCATTCCCTCATTTATGGTGGTTATCTCTATCAATCTCAGCAATACATTGGTAGTCGTCCGGGGGGAGGCAAACATATCATTGATGTCATTGCTAATCGTGGCGATCGCAATGTTTTGATTTCTCTGAAATGGCAACAGGTAGGCGGTACGGCGGAACAGAAAGTTCCTTTTGAAGTGATTTGCTTAATGGAGGCAATGGAGCAAAATCCCAATTACCAAAAAGCTTACTTAGTTCTCGGTGGTGAAGGCTGGACATTACGAGAGTTCTATATCTCAGGTGATTTACAACAATATTTACCCTATGGCGATCAGGTGGAAATCCTTACCCTTGAAAGATTTATCATGAAGGCAAATACAGGTAAGCTCTAA
- a CDS encoding DNA adenine methylase, giving the protein MPSMLCSPLLVKPLAKQVANIAEPVSKLDRLTPPLKWAGGKRWLVPHLQKTWQKYRNYRLVEPFCGGLAIALGLQPQQALLNDINPHVVNFYKCLQRGLKLDIEVQNEREFYYTQRVEFNRLIQLGKSNTPKAAQLFYYLNRTGYNGLCRFNRNGGFNVPFGRHRTINYTEDFSAYKLAFAEWKFTSVDFAKISVNSSDFIYADPPYDVEFRQYAKNGFEWSEQERLAHWLAQHSCPMIASNQATPRILELYQDLGFNIHILNAPRRISCNGDRVPAKEMLAYRGFAKELELS; this is encoded by the coding sequence ATGCCATCGATGCTATGCTCTCCTCTGCTCGTAAAACCCTTGGCAAAACAAGTGGCAAATATTGCTGAACCTGTGTCCAAGCTCGATCGCCTTACGCCTCCCTTAAAATGGGCAGGCGGTAAGCGTTGGCTTGTGCCACATTTACAGAAAACTTGGCAAAAATATCGTAATTATCGGTTGGTAGAACCATTTTGTGGTGGTTTAGCGATCGCTCTGGGTTTACAGCCCCAACAAGCTTTACTCAATGACATCAACCCCCATGTCGTGAACTTCTACAAATGTCTGCAAAGGGGATTAAAGTTAGATATTGAAGTTCAAAATGAGCGTGAATTTTACTATACTCAACGAGTGGAATTTAATCGCTTAATCCAATTAGGAAAGTCCAATACTCCCAAAGCTGCTCAACTTTTCTACTATCTCAATCGTACTGGTTATAATGGGCTATGCCGCTTTAATCGTAATGGTGGTTTTAACGTTCCCTTTGGAAGGCATAGGACTATTAATTACACCGAAGACTTTTCAGCTTATAAACTCGCATTTGCCGAATGGAAATTTACAAGTGTTGATTTTGCCAAAATCTCTGTTAACTCTAGTGATTTTATTTACGCTGATCCGCCCTATGATGTTGAGTTTCGCCAATATGCTAAAAATGGCTTTGAATGGTCAGAGCAGGAGCGTTTGGCACATTGGCTAGCTCAACACAGTTGTCCTATGATTGCATCGAACCAAGCTACTCCTCGGATTCTCGAACTCTATCAAGATTTAGGATTTAATATTCATATTCTCAATGCCCCGCGCCGTATTAGCTGCAATGGCGATCGCGTCCCTGCTAAGGAAATGCTTGCTTATAGAGGATTTGCGAAGGAGCTAGAACTATCATGA
- a CDS encoding 2-phosphosulfolactate phosphatase family protein, translating into MKIFVYHTPELVPAEGSPDCAIAVDILRATTTIATALAAGAEGVQVFSDLDELLRVSETHPPELRIRVGERGGKTVEGFDLGNSPFDFTPEVVKGKRIFMSTTNGTRSLQKIQNAKSVLACAMINLGSVLSYLRETKPETVWIVGSGWEGSYSLEDTTCAGAIAANLENEADFGNDEAVAAATLYKAWKGEVEELFYQASHGKRLLNLNGAEDIAYCAKIDVVKVLPKQSSAGLLVAA; encoded by the coding sequence ATGAAAATATTTGTTTATCACACTCCTGAGTTAGTTCCTGCTGAAGGAAGTCCAGACTGCGCGATCGCTGTCGATATTTTGCGAGCCACTACGACTATTGCTACTGCGCTTGCTGCGGGAGCTGAAGGGGTACAAGTGTTTTCTGATCTTGATGAGCTACTGCGCGTGAGTGAGACTCATCCTCCTGAACTAAGAATCAGGGTTGGTGAGCGTGGTGGTAAAACGGTAGAAGGTTTTGATTTGGGCAATTCTCCCTTTGACTTTACGCCAGAAGTTGTCAAGGGTAAGCGGATCTTTATGAGTACGACCAATGGCACGCGATCGCTGCAAAAAATCCAAAATGCCAAGAGTGTGTTAGCTTGTGCGATGATTAATCTCGGTTCGGTATTGAGCTATCTCCGTGAAACTAAGCCTGAAACTGTGTGGATCGTTGGTTCTGGCTGGGAAGGCAGCTATTCCCTTGAAGATACGACCTGTGCGGGTGCGATCGCGGCAAATCTGGAAAATGAGGCGGATTTTGGTAATGATGAAGCTGTGGCGGCGGCAACTCTCTACAAGGCTTGGAAAGGTGAGGTTGAGGAGCTATTTTATCAAGCCAGTCATGGCAAGCGTTTGTTAAACCTCAATGGTGCGGAAGACATTGCCTACTGTGCCAAAATTGATGTAGTTAAAGTATTGCCTAAACAGTCAAGTGCAGGTTTGCTAGTTGCTGCTTAA